The following proteins come from a genomic window of Montipora foliosa isolate CH-2021 chromosome 2, ASM3666993v2, whole genome shotgun sequence:
- the LOC137986470 gene encoding ATP-dependent DNA helicase PIF1-like encodes MQRLAFNIVESHFANNSPEQQPLHLIIIGLAGTGKSYLINAIRNLLREKCQVSATTGKASYNVSGVTIHFLLKLPVGSKGCKDLTGQALCTLQENLNGIDCILIDEYSMLGQATFGWIDKRCKQATGSHDKILGGKSMILIGDTGQLPPVADKPLYHSKPSSDVGEQGYQAYSMFDKVVKLTVNQRVQGTCPEQVQFRELLSRLRIGQSPFQDWRLLLTRQPSNVSNLNEFEYATRLFYSNEQVAKYNHDQLNQLQHPVACINARHSSSSAKNASSDDMSGLEPVVFLAKTAKLMLTMNLWSHVGLCNGATGTVRHIIYDNGHRPPNLPLAVIVEFDNYRGPAFIDSQPSCVPICPVTVSLQSGNSLHERQQLPLRLAWALTIHKSQGLTLPKAWIDIGKTEKSPGITYVALSRVQNLSSCVIEPMSFERLTALKSSKNLTFRLQEEERLDHLAQATAIAFNH; translated from the coding sequence ATGCAAAGACTTGCTTTCAATATTGTAGAGTCCCATTTTGCAAATAATTCTCCTGAACAACAGCCATTACATCTGATTATTATTGGTCTTGCTGGCACTGGCAAGAGTTACCTTATAAATGCTATCCGAAATCTCCTGCGGGAGAAATGTCAAGTATCTGCAACAACTGGGAAAGCCTCCTACAATGTAAGTGGTGTGACAATACACTTCTTGCTTAAATTACCTGTTGGCTCAAAGGGTTGTAAAGACCTCACTGGTCAAGCTTTATGTACGCTACAGGAAAACCTAAATGGAATTGATTGCATTCTTATTGATGAATACTCAATGCTTGGTCAAGCTACCTTTGGCTGGATTGATAAACGCTGTAAACAAGCAACCGGTAGTCATGATAAGATTCTTGGTGGAAAGTCAATGATATTGATTGGTGACACAGGTCAGCTACCTCCTGTAGCTGATAAGCCACTATATCATTCCAAACCATCCAGTGATGTTGGAGAGCAAGGCTACCAAGCATACAGCATGTTTGATAAGGTAGTCAAACTTACTGTTAACCAACGTGTACAAGGCACATGCCCCGAACAAGTGCAGTTCAGAGAATTGCTGTCTCGACTTCGCATCGGACAGTCCCCTTTTCAGGACTGGAGATTACTCCTTACCAGACAGCCATCAAATGTGTCCAATTTGAACGAATTTGAATATGCCACAAGGTTATTTTATAGTAATGAACAAGTTGCTAAATATAACCATGACCAGCTGAATCAACTTCAGCACCCTGTTGCTTGCATCAATGCTCGCCATTCATCTTCTTCTGCTAAGAATGCCAGTTCAGATGACATGTCTGGATTAGAACCAGTAGTATTTTTAGCAAAGACTGCGAAACTCATGTTGACTATGAATTTATGGTCGCATGTTGGTCTCTGCAATGGAGCCACGGGGACAGTACGTCATATCATTTATGACAATGGCCATCGCCCACCAAACTTACCTCTTGCTGTTATTGTTGAATTTGATAACTATAGAGGTCCTGCTTTCATAGATTCTCAACCTTCATGTGTTCCCATATGTCCTGTAACAGTGTCGTTACAGTCAGGAAATAGTCTTCATGAGAGGCAACAACTACCACTCAGGCTGGCTTGGGCTCTAACAATTCACAAGAGTCAAGGACTCACACTGCCAAAAGCTTGGATAGATATTGGTAAAACCGAAAAATCACCTGGCATAACTTATGTTGCCCTTAGCAGAGTTCAAAATCTTTCATCTTGTGTTATTGAACCTATGTCATTTGAAAGATTAACAGCTTTAAAGTCATCTAAAAACTTAACATTCAGACTTCAAGAGGAAGAAAGGCTAGATCATTTGGCACAAGCAACAGCCATTGCATTTAATCATTAA